One Qipengyuania gaetbuli genomic region harbors:
- a CDS encoding ATP-binding protein has translation MRLMPRSLLGQVMLALAVALLAAQAISATLLYRASEQRRELALMHAAAFQLLAGSQRSEGGRDFRAIDREMARPLRPRGDGRTRLPRRLRYTESAASPLKPGENRMTEREEMLAGLLETQGIPVDRVEMTIRPMREDERVLQLMRERPRLRRRHGDMPSDLLVVGLRQQGSDTWQVARLPVPQRDRAPVRTLVMQSIIMFVLLVGILYLVLRRITRPLNALAERTARFGTSGVAAEPLEPTGPDDVSRLITAHNAMEARIGAMLDEKDVMLGAIGHDLKTPLAALRVRVEGVEDATARERMAESIEDITRTLDDILSLARLGRANGDAERTDLSALAASVVEEFEDMGEPVSLAEGERLVAPVHVTWLKRGLRNLVTNALRYAGSARVAVLRGEGGIVLRVDDEGPGIPPDRIADMLEPFARGEASRNRATGGAGLGLTLARAVAEQHGGKLVLANRPEGGLRAEIRLPA, from the coding sequence ATGCGCCTGATGCCGCGCAGCCTGCTGGGCCAGGTGATGCTGGCGCTCGCCGTCGCACTGCTCGCCGCGCAGGCGATTTCGGCAACGCTGCTCTACCGTGCGTCCGAACAGCGGCGCGAACTCGCGCTCATGCATGCGGCGGCCTTCCAGCTACTCGCCGGCTCGCAGCGTAGCGAGGGGGGGCGGGACTTTCGCGCCATCGATCGCGAGATGGCACGCCCCCTTCGCCCCCGCGGCGATGGTCGCACACGCCTGCCGCGCCGCTTGCGCTACACAGAAAGCGCCGCCAGCCCCCTGAAGCCCGGCGAAAACCGCATGACCGAGCGCGAGGAAATGCTGGCAGGCCTGCTCGAGACGCAGGGCATTCCCGTCGACCGGGTCGAAATGACCATCCGCCCGATGCGCGAGGACGAGCGGGTCCTTCAACTTATGCGCGAGCGGCCCCGCCTGCGCCGGCGGCACGGTGATATGCCATCGGACCTGCTGGTCGTCGGTCTGCGCCAGCAGGGCAGCGACACCTGGCAGGTCGCGCGCCTGCCCGTCCCGCAGCGCGACCGCGCCCCGGTCCGCACGCTGGTCATGCAGAGCATCATCATGTTCGTGCTGCTGGTAGGCATCCTCTACCTCGTCCTGCGCCGCATCACGCGCCCGCTCAATGCACTGGCCGAGCGCACGGCGCGCTTCGGCACTTCGGGCGTGGCTGCGGAGCCGCTCGAACCGACGGGCCCGGATGACGTCAGTCGACTGATCACCGCCCACAACGCGATGGAGGCGCGGATCGGCGCCATGCTCGATGAAAAGGACGTGATGCTGGGTGCCATAGGGCACGATCTCAAGACGCCGCTCGCCGCCTTGCGGGTGCGGGTCGAAGGAGTGGAGGATGCAACCGCGCGCGAACGCATGGCGGAAAGCATCGAGGACATTACCCGCACGCTCGACGACATCCTTTCGCTGGCGCGCCTCGGCAGGGCGAACGGGGACGCGGAGCGCACCGACCTTTCCGCGCTGGCCGCCTCCGTGGTCGAGGAATTCGAGGATATGGGCGAGCCTGTCAGCCTGGCCGAGGGGGAACGGCTGGTCGCCCCGGTCCATGTCACATGGCTCAAGCGAGGGCTCAGGAACCTCGTCACCAATGCGCTGCGATACGCAGGGTCCGCCCGCGTGGCAGTGCTGCGCGGCGAGGGCGGCATTGTCCTGCGGGTCGATGACGAAGGGCCGGGCATTCCGCCCGACCGCATTGCCGACATGCTCGAACCCTTCGCCCGCGGAGAGGCCAGCCGCAACCGAGCGACCGGCGGTGCCGGCCTCGGCCTCACGCTGGCGCGCGCGGTGGCCGAACAGCACGGTGGCAAGCTGGTGCTGGCAAACCGCCCGGAAGGCGGGTTGAGAGCGGAAATCCGCCTGCCGGCCTAG
- the ald gene encoding alanine dehydrogenase: protein MRIGCPKEIKNHEYRVGLTPESARELTARGHEVWIETGAGLGIDATDAQYQAAGAKIVEGPDPIFAECEMVVKVKEPQAVERAKLREDQILYTYLHLAPDPEQTKELVASGVTAIAYETVTGPNRTLPLLKPMSQVAGRMSVQAGATALEKAHGGRGVLLGGVPGVMPGKVVVIGGGVVGFNAAQMAAGLGADVTILDRDPEVLERVGTHFESRAKTRFSNVANLHDAVCGADLVIGAVLIPGAAAPKLVTREMLGDMQKGAVLVDVAIDQGGCFETSRPTTHAEPTYVVDDIVHYCVANMPGAVARTSTYALNNVTLPHALRIADLGWKEALRTDPHLAEGLNVHAGEVTYEAVARELGYTYRPTSELVG, encoded by the coding sequence ATGCGCATCGGCTGCCCCAAGGAAATCAAGAACCACGAATATCGCGTCGGCTTGACGCCCGAAAGCGCGCGCGAGCTGACGGCGCGCGGACACGAGGTGTGGATCGAGACCGGCGCAGGTCTCGGCATCGATGCGACCGATGCGCAGTATCAGGCCGCAGGCGCGAAGATCGTCGAAGGGCCGGACCCCATTTTCGCCGAGTGTGAAATGGTGGTGAAGGTCAAGGAACCGCAGGCGGTCGAACGGGCCAAGCTGCGCGAAGACCAGATCCTCTACACCTATCTCCACCTTGCGCCCGATCCGGAGCAGACCAAGGAACTCGTGGCGAGCGGTGTCACCGCGATCGCCTATGAAACGGTGACCGGTCCCAACCGTACGCTCCCGCTGCTCAAGCCCATGAGCCAAGTGGCAGGCCGCATGAGCGTGCAGGCCGGCGCCACCGCGCTCGAAAAGGCCCATGGCGGGCGCGGCGTGCTGCTGGGCGGCGTTCCGGGCGTGATGCCGGGCAAGGTCGTCGTCATCGGCGGCGGCGTGGTCGGCTTCAATGCCGCCCAGATGGCCGCAGGCCTTGGTGCCGACGTCACCATCCTCGACCGCGATCCCGAAGTGCTGGAGCGTGTCGGCACGCATTTCGAAAGCCGCGCCAAGACGCGCTTCTCCAATGTCGCGAACCTACATGACGCAGTGTGCGGTGCCGACCTCGTCATCGGTGCAGTCCTGATCCCGGGCGCTGCCGCACCCAAGCTGGTCACCCGCGAGATGCTGGGCGACATGCAGAAGGGCGCGGTCCTCGTCGACGTCGCGATCGACCAAGGCGGCTGCTTCGAAACCAGCCGTCCCACGACCCATGCTGAGCCGACCTACGTGGTCGACGACATCGTGCACTATTGCGTCGCCAACATGCCCGGCGCCGTCGCGCGTACCAGCACCTATGCGCTGAACAACGTGACGCTGCCGCACGCGCTGCGCATCGCCGATCTCGGCTGGAAGGAAGCCCTGCGCACCGACCCGCACCTGGCAGAAGGCCTCAATGTCCACGCCGGCGAAGTGACCTACGAAGCCGTCGCGCGCGAACTCGGCTACACCTACCGTCCGACCAGCGAACTCGTCGGCTGA
- a CDS encoding S9 family peptidase, translating to MSLKQMAACLSAASLLAGTPIAAQTSEGTSVTAPTSPPSAEKRDHSYTHHGITISDPYHWLKDQGYPVVDDEDILAYVKAENAWFETRMEPQKALVDELYEEMKARIKEDDSTVPQKDGDWLYWTEFEEGAEYRKWYRKPVAGGDKVLILDENQLAEGLDYFRLGAFSVSNNGRYLAYSTDTNGSERFTIVIKDLETGEMLADEIPGTRSGPTWVMGDKGIVYGKSTEQWRTHDATLHVLGTPVSEDVELYRETQEEGFSVATGLTAQEDWLVIATGDNETSEIRLVRADNPTGEQILVAPRKRGREYDVDVRDGVLYVHTNDDHVNFRLATTSLDKPGEWKTLIPGSDEFYLSGFELFKDFYVTEGRLRGLDQIQLRSYEDPNLVKPVAFTEASFSTGLSNNPEYDTDRLRLAYESMVTPDSVFDYHVKTGELELLKQQEIPSGYDPSLYKVERIEVKARDGTMVPVSIVSLKDRPMGGALHLYAYGAYGFAYPPNFSTTRLSLVDRGFAFAIAHVRGGDDLGRNWYLQGKLNERTNTFNDFVDVAKGLIDRGYTQKGKISASGGSAGGELMGVVLNTDPDLWGAVVAHVPFVDVLNTMLDKDLPLTPGEWPEWGNPIESKQAFAYILSYSPYDQVIAQDYPPLLVTAGLNDPRVTYWEPAKWVAKLREYKTDDNELLLKTNMGAGHGGKSGRFASIYEVAEEYAFILWQLGMTK from the coding sequence ATGTCTTTGAAGCAAATGGCCGCGTGCCTATCTGCTGCCTCACTTCTCGCCGGCACCCCGATTGCCGCGCAAACATCCGAAGGGACTTCCGTGACTGCACCGACCTCGCCGCCCTCTGCAGAGAAGCGCGACCATTCCTATACCCACCACGGGATCACGATTTCCGACCCCTATCACTGGCTCAAGGACCAGGGTTATCCGGTCGTCGATGACGAGGACATCCTCGCCTATGTGAAGGCGGAGAACGCCTGGTTCGAGACGCGGATGGAGCCGCAGAAGGCGCTCGTCGACGAACTCTACGAAGAGATGAAGGCGCGCATCAAGGAAGACGATTCCACGGTGCCCCAGAAGGACGGCGACTGGCTCTACTGGACCGAGTTCGAGGAAGGCGCGGAATACCGCAAGTGGTACCGCAAGCCGGTGGCCGGCGGCGACAAGGTGCTGATCCTCGACGAGAACCAGCTTGCCGAAGGGCTCGACTATTTCCGCCTCGGTGCTTTCTCCGTGTCGAATAACGGTCGCTATCTCGCCTATTCGACGGACACCAATGGGTCCGAACGCTTCACTATCGTGATCAAGGACCTCGAGACGGGCGAAATGCTGGCGGACGAGATCCCCGGCACGCGTTCCGGCCCGACCTGGGTCATGGGCGACAAGGGCATCGTCTACGGCAAGAGCACCGAACAGTGGCGCACCCATGACGCGACGCTGCACGTGCTCGGCACGCCTGTGTCCGAGGACGTCGAACTCTACCGCGAGACGCAGGAAGAAGGCTTCAGCGTCGCTACCGGCCTGACCGCGCAGGAAGACTGGCTGGTCATCGCCACCGGCGACAACGAGACGAGCGAGATCCGCCTTGTCCGCGCCGACAATCCGACCGGCGAGCAGATCCTCGTCGCCCCGCGCAAGCGTGGCCGCGAGTATGACGTCGATGTGCGCGACGGCGTGCTCTACGTGCACACCAACGACGATCACGTGAACTTCCGCCTCGCCACGACCAGCCTCGACAAGCCCGGCGAATGGAAGACGCTGATCCCCGGTTCGGACGAATTCTACCTGTCCGGTTTCGAGCTGTTCAAGGACTTCTACGTCACCGAAGGGCGCCTGCGCGGCCTCGACCAGATCCAGCTGCGTTCCTACGAGGACCCGAACCTCGTGAAGCCGGTCGCCTTTACCGAGGCGAGTTTTTCGACCGGCCTGTCGAACAATCCCGAATACGATACCGACAGACTGCGCCTTGCCTATGAAAGCATGGTAACTCCGGATTCGGTGTTCGACTATCATGTGAAGACGGGCGAACTCGAACTCCTCAAGCAGCAGGAAATCCCGAGCGGCTACGACCCTTCGCTCTACAAGGTCGAGCGGATCGAGGTGAAGGCGCGCGACGGCACGATGGTGCCGGTCAGCATCGTCAGCCTGAAGGATCGCCCGATGGGCGGCGCGCTGCACCTTTATGCCTATGGCGCCTACGGCTTCGCCTATCCGCCGAACTTCTCGACCACGCGCCTCAGCCTGGTCGACCGCGGCTTTGCCTTCGCCATAGCGCATGTCCGCGGCGGCGATGATCTGGGCCGCAACTGGTATTTGCAGGGCAAGCTCAACGAGCGCACCAACACGTTCAACGACTTCGTCGACGTGGCTAAGGGCCTGATCGACAGGGGCTACACGCAGAAGGGCAAGATCTCCGCCAGCGGCGGTTCGGCCGGCGGCGAACTGATGGGCGTCGTGCTCAACACCGATCCCGACCTTTGGGGCGCGGTCGTGGCGCATGTGCCCTTCGTCGACGTGCTCAACACCATGCTCGACAAGGACCTGCCGCTGACGCCGGGCGAATGGCCGGAATGGGGCAACCCGATCGAGAGCAAGCAGGCCTTCGCCTATATCCTCAGCTACTCGCCTTACGACCAGGTCATCGCGCAGGACTATCCGCCGCTCTTGGTCACCGCCGGCCTCAACGATCCGCGCGTCACCTATTGGGAGCCCGCCAAGTGGGTCGCCAAGCTGCGCGAATACAAGACCGACGACAACGAGCTGCTCCTCAAGACCAACATGGGTGCAGGCCACGGCGGCAAGTCGGGCCGCTTCGCCTCGATCTATGAGGTTGCGGAGGAATACGCCTTTATCCTGTGGCAGCTCGGGATGACAAAATGA
- a CDS encoding acyl-CoA thioesterase gives MTKLFSKEFTARPEHIDELGHVNNAVWVQWIQDLATSHWESTAREEDRAACFWVVTRHEIDYRGNVDEGQAVTGQTWIEGEPRGATSVRRVEFRNEAGKVIVSASTTWAMLDRETQRLVRVRSEVLAPFRD, from the coding sequence ATGACCAAACTGTTCTCGAAAGAATTCACCGCCCGGCCCGAGCACATCGACGAGCTCGGGCACGTCAACAATGCCGTCTGGGTCCAATGGATTCAGGACCTTGCGACCAGCCACTGGGAAAGCACCGCGCGCGAGGAAGACCGTGCCGCCTGTTTCTGGGTCGTGACCCGGCACGAGATCGATTACCGCGGCAATGTCGACGAAGGCCAGGCGGTCACCGGCCAGACCTGGATCGAGGGCGAGCCGCGCGGAGCGACATCCGTGCGCCGCGTCGAGTTCCGCAACGAGGCGGGCAAGGTCATCGTTTCGGCATCGACCACATGGGCGATGCTCGACCGGGAAACCCAGCGCCTCGTCAGGGTGCGCAGCGAAGTGCTGGCACCCTTCCGGGACTGA
- a CDS encoding cupin: MSEARRLADSFLHLGLGATAVPQPPFDGYEWYEGYGRRHGDDGGEGRLVSQHSFTEDWPAWEMHPHGSEVVICTAGSIVLHQEHPDGVRESVTLEAGEYAVNPPGVWHIADIEAAATAIFITAGEGTQHRPR, translated from the coding sequence ATGTCCGAGGCGCGCCGTCTCGCCGACAGCTTCCTCCATTTGGGGCTGGGCGCGACGGCAGTACCTCAGCCGCCCTTCGACGGCTACGAGTGGTACGAGGGCTATGGGCGGCGTCACGGCGACGATGGTGGGGAGGGCCGACTGGTCAGCCAGCACAGCTTTACCGAGGACTGGCCTGCGTGGGAAATGCATCCGCACGGATCGGAAGTCGTGATCTGTACCGCCGGCTCTATAGTGCTGCACCAGGAACATCCTGACGGCGTGCGGGAAAGCGTGACGCTGGAAGCGGGTGAATATGCCGTCAATCCGCCCGGCGTCTGGCACATCGCCGATATCGAGGCTGCGGCCACGGCCATCTTCATCACTGCCGGGGAAGGAACCCAGCACCGCCCGCGTTGA
- a CDS encoding helicase HerA-like domain-containing protein — MDDIFLGLGANGENQFLRLAQANRHGLIAGATGTGKTVTLQGLAESFSARGVPVFVADVKGDLSGISMAGSPQFKHADKLEGRAKELGMDDYAYADNAAVFWDLYGEKGFPIRTTVSEMGPLLLARLLDLNETQEGVLNIIFRYADDNGLLLLDLGDLQSMLAFASENASEMSGKYGNVARATVGAIQRQLLSFESQGADRFFGEPALEIDDFLKVDDQGRGVINVLAADTLMRSPKLYATFLLWLLAELFETLPEVGDPEKPKLVFFFDEAHLLFDDAPDALEDKVEQVVRLIRSKGVGVYFVTQNPIDIPEKIAGQLGNRVQHALRAFTPRDQRAIKAAAETFRINPDLDVAEAITQLKVGEALVSTLDEDGAPSIVQRTLIKPPHSRLGPVTEKERAIINSVSDIDGKYDEAVDRESAEEVLAAKAADASATAAEVEEQGREEVAKRSRKTTSMWGKAGKAAATAAAGSLTSIAVATVLGKKSSADPVRTGLNAFVRNIVGGLMR; from the coding sequence ATGGACGATATTTTCCTGGGTCTGGGCGCAAATGGCGAGAACCAGTTCCTGCGGCTGGCGCAGGCCAATCGCCACGGCCTGATCGCGGGTGCGACGGGCACCGGCAAGACGGTCACGCTGCAAGGTCTTGCGGAAAGCTTCTCCGCGCGCGGCGTGCCGGTCTTCGTGGCCGACGTGAAGGGCGACCTCTCCGGCATCTCCATGGCCGGTTCGCCCCAGTTCAAGCACGCCGACAAGCTGGAAGGCCGCGCGAAGGAACTGGGCATGGACGACTATGCCTATGCCGATAACGCCGCCGTCTTCTGGGACCTCTATGGCGAGAAAGGCTTCCCGATCCGCACCACGGTGTCGGAGATGGGGCCCCTGCTGCTCGCCCGCCTGCTCGACCTCAACGAGACGCAGGAAGGCGTCCTCAACATCATCTTCCGCTATGCCGACGACAACGGCCTGTTGCTGCTCGACCTCGGCGACTTGCAGTCGATGCTGGCTTTCGCGAGCGAGAATGCGAGCGAGATGTCGGGCAAGTACGGCAATGTCGCACGCGCCACGGTCGGTGCGATCCAGCGCCAGTTGCTGAGCTTCGAATCGCAAGGGGCCGACCGCTTCTTCGGCGAGCCGGCGCTGGAGATCGACGATTTCCTCAAGGTCGACGACCAGGGGCGCGGCGTCATCAACGTACTCGCCGCCGACACGCTGATGCGCAGCCCCAAGCTCTACGCGACCTTCCTGCTGTGGCTGCTGGCCGAACTGTTCGAAACCCTGCCCGAAGTAGGCGATCCGGAGAAACCCAAGCTGGTGTTCTTCTTCGACGAGGCGCACCTGCTGTTCGACGATGCTCCCGACGCCCTCGAAGACAAGGTCGAACAGGTCGTGCGCCTGATCCGGTCCAAAGGCGTGGGTGTCTATTTCGTCACCCAGAACCCGATCGACATTCCCGAAAAGATTGCCGGCCAGCTGGGCAACCGCGTTCAGCACGCGCTGCGCGCCTTCACCCCGCGCGACCAGCGGGCAATTAAGGCGGCCGCCGAAACCTTCCGCATCAATCCCGACCTCGATGTCGCCGAGGCGATCACCCAGCTGAAGGTGGGCGAGGCCCTGGTGTCCACGCTCGACGAGGACGGCGCGCCTTCCATCGTCCAGCGCACGCTGATCAAGCCGCCCCATTCCCGCCTCGGCCCGGTTACCGAGAAAGAGCGGGCGATTATCAATTCGGTGAGCGACATCGACGGGAAATACGACGAAGCGGTCGACCGCGAGAGCGCTGAGGAAGTGCTGGCCGCCAAGGCCGCGGATGCCTCCGCCACCGCTGCCGAAGTCGAGGAGCAGGGCCGCGAGGAAGTTGCCAAGCGCAGCCGCAAGACGACGTCCATGTGGGGCAAGGCCGGCAAGGCCGCTGCCACTGCTGCGGCAGGCTCGCTCACCTCGATCGCGGTGGCGACGGTGCTGGGCAAGAAGTCGAGCGCCGACCCGGTACGCACCGGGCTCAATGCCTTCGTGCGCAATATCGTCGGCGGGTTGATGCGCTAG
- a CDS encoding response regulator has translation MTETAPTKLLLVDDERTLREPLAEYLTGQGFVVQEAESAAAARSLLMRETPDLVLLDIMMPGEDGLSLCRHLVESRGLPVILLTAKGEAMDRIIGLEIGADDYVTKPFEPRELVARIRSVLRRADRAPDQADEEMLYSFEGWQLDPLKRRLTDPEGTLVPISTAEFRMLRAFCDHPRQVLDRDRLLDMVQGREAQLFDRAVDNQVSRLRRKIEADSRDPQLIQTVRGGGYRLAADVVRIQGGKG, from the coding sequence ATGACCGAAACTGCCCCCACCAAGCTCCTGCTCGTCGATGACGAGCGCACCCTGCGCGAACCCCTGGCCGAATATCTGACCGGCCAGGGGTTCGTGGTGCAGGAAGCCGAAAGCGCTGCTGCCGCGCGCAGCCTGCTGATGCGCGAGACGCCCGATCTTGTCCTGCTCGACATCATGATGCCGGGCGAGGACGGCCTGTCGCTCTGCCGCCACCTCGTCGAGAGCCGCGGCCTGCCGGTTATCCTGCTGACCGCCAAGGGCGAGGCGATGGACCGGATCATCGGCCTCGAAATCGGTGCCGACGACTATGTCACCAAGCCTTTCGAACCGCGTGAACTGGTTGCCCGCATCCGTTCGGTCCTGCGCCGCGCCGACCGCGCGCCCGACCAGGCCGACGAGGAAATGCTCTATTCCTTCGAGGGCTGGCAGCTCGATCCGCTGAAGCGCCGCCTGACCGATCCTGAAGGGACGCTTGTGCCCATCTCGACCGCCGAGTTCCGCATGCTGCGCGCCTTCTGCGACCACCCCCGCCAGGTCCTCGACCGCGACCGCCTGCTCGACATGGTGCAGGGACGCGAGGCGCAATTGTTCGATCGTGCGGTCGACAACCAGGTCTCCCGCCTGCGCCGCAAGATCGAAGCGGACAGCCGCGACCCGCAACTCATCCAGACTGTGCGCGGCGGCGGTTACCGGCTCGCGGCCGATGTCGTGCGCATTCAGGGCGGGAAGGGCTGA
- a CDS encoding aminopeptidase P family protein codes for MLMQTHEARLDALRTELEKRGLHGFVVPISDEHMSEYVGSYAQRLHWLTGFGGSAGSAVVLKDRAAMFTDGRYTVQVREQVDGKLYDYEDVPATSPAKWIAANAPQGAKIGYDAWLHGIGWVEEAEKLFAKKGIELVAVDGNPIDAVWGDRPEPSKAAAVPHDDRFAGRSSADKRAEIADWLKREGYDATVISALDSVAWLLNMRGTDVDNTPVALSYVLAHADGTAELFIAPDKVTPELSQHLGNAVRIRDRDQFEPALAELAGKTVAVDPKHAVAGIFHALQAGGAKVVRDDDPTVLPKAIKNEAERQGHRDAQARDGAAMVKYLRWIEENAPSGEIDELGAAAKLRELRGLSPDMKDTSFDTISAAAGHAALPHYKVDEDSNIPIPPSSIYLCDSGGQYPDGTTDITRTVWVGPGEPTAEMIDRNTRVLKGHIELDLARFPDGTPGGALDVLARMHLWQAGMDYGHGTGHGVGSYLSVHEGPQRISKPGGAFPGTETPLREGMILSNEPGYYKPGAYGIRIENLVLVVDAQIEGSEGKYLTFETLTHVPLDRRLVDKSLLTEREIAWWNAYHAKTRDILAPQLEGDDLAWLERECRPL; via the coding sequence ATGCTTATGCAGACCCACGAAGCGCGTCTCGATGCGCTCAGGACCGAACTCGAAAAGCGGGGCCTCCATGGTTTCGTCGTGCCGATTTCCGACGAGCACATGAGCGAATATGTCGGCTCCTATGCCCAGCGCCTGCACTGGCTGACCGGCTTCGGTGGCAGCGCGGGCAGCGCGGTAGTGCTGAAGGACCGGGCCGCCATGTTCACCGATGGCCGCTACACCGTCCAGGTGCGCGAGCAGGTCGACGGCAAGCTCTACGATTACGAGGACGTGCCCGCGACGAGCCCGGCCAAGTGGATCGCCGCCAATGCGCCGCAGGGCGCGAAGATCGGCTATGACGCATGGCTGCACGGCATCGGCTGGGTGGAAGAGGCAGAAAAGCTGTTCGCCAAGAAGGGCATCGAACTGGTCGCGGTCGACGGCAATCCGATCGACGCGGTCTGGGGCGACCGGCCCGAGCCGAGCAAGGCGGCGGCCGTCCCGCACGACGACCGCTTCGCCGGCCGCTCCAGCGCCGACAAGCGCGCCGAGATCGCCGACTGGCTGAAGCGCGAAGGATACGACGCGACCGTGATCAGCGCGCTCGATTCGGTGGCATGGCTGCTCAACATGCGCGGCACCGACGTCGACAACACGCCGGTGGCGCTGTCCTATGTGCTGGCCCATGCCGACGGCACGGCCGAGCTGTTCATCGCGCCGGACAAGGTCACGCCGGAACTCTCGCAGCACCTCGGCAATGCCGTGCGCATTCGTGACCGCGACCAGTTCGAGCCTGCGCTGGCAGAACTCGCGGGCAAGACCGTGGCGGTCGATCCCAAGCATGCCGTCGCCGGTATCTTCCACGCGCTCCAGGCGGGCGGGGCGAAGGTCGTGCGCGACGACGATCCGACAGTCCTGCCCAAGGCAATCAAGAACGAGGCCGAACGCCAGGGCCACCGCGATGCGCAGGCGCGCGACGGCGCGGCCATGGTCAAGTACCTGCGCTGGATCGAAGAGAATGCGCCTTCGGGCGAAATCGATGAACTGGGTGCAGCAGCCAAGCTGCGCGAACTGCGCGGCCTCAGCCCCGATATGAAGGATACCAGCTTCGACACCATCAGTGCTGCAGCCGGCCACGCGGCCCTGCCGCATTACAAGGTGGACGAGGACAGCAATATCCCGATCCCGCCGTCCAGCATCTACCTGTGCGATTCGGGCGGCCAGTATCCCGACGGCACGACCGACATCACCCGCACCGTGTGGGTCGGCCCGGGCGAGCCGACGGCGGAAATGATCGACCGCAACACCCGCGTGCTGAAAGGCCATATCGAGCTCGATCTTGCCCGCTTCCCCGACGGGACACCCGGCGGTGCGCTGGACGTGCTGGCGCGCATGCACCTGTGGCAGGCGGGCATGGACTACGGGCACGGCACCGGCCATGGCGTCGGCAGCTACCTGTCGGTCCATGAAGGCCCGCAGCGCATTTCCAAGCCGGGCGGCGCATTTCCCGGGACAGAAACCCCGCTGCGCGAAGGCATGATCCTGTCGAACGAGCCGGGCTACTACAAGCCGGGTGCCTACGGCATCCGCATCGAGAACCTCGTGCTGGTGGTCGATGCGCAGATCGAGGGTAGCGAAGGCAAGTACCTCACTTTCGAGACGCTCACGCACGTGCCGCTCGACCGCAGGCTCGTCGACAAATCGCTTCTGACCGAGCGCGAGATTGCATGGTGGAACGCTTACCATGCCAAGACCCGCGACATCCTTGCGCCGCAGCTCGAAGGCGATGACCTCGCTTGGCTCGAACGGGAATGCCGCCCCTTGTAG
- a CDS encoding VOC family protein: MIGYVTLGTNDLARAAKFYDAIAAEMGVGRMMDFDTFIAWGTWDGGAGIAATKPFDGEAASVGNGTMVALEAKDRDQVQRLYDIALSHGGSDEGAPGPRGEPDENGMVFYAAYFRDPDGNKLNAFLMDKVA, from the coding sequence ATGATCGGTTACGTTACACTGGGGACCAATGACCTCGCGCGCGCGGCGAAGTTCTATGACGCTATCGCCGCCGAAATGGGCGTCGGGCGCATGATGGATTTCGACACCTTCATCGCCTGGGGCACATGGGACGGCGGGGCCGGCATCGCTGCCACCAAGCCGTTCGACGGCGAAGCGGCCAGCGTTGGCAACGGCACGATGGTGGCGCTTGAAGCGAAGGACCGCGACCAGGTCCAGCGGCTCTACGACATTGCGCTCAGCCACGGCGGGTCCGATGAAGGCGCGCCCGGCCCCCGCGGCGAGCCGGACGAGAACGGCATGGTGTTCTACGCTGCCTATTTCCGCGATCCGGATGGCAACAAGCTCAACGCCTTCCTCATGGACAAGGTGGCCTGA